Proteins from a genomic interval of Euleptes europaea isolate rEulEur1 chromosome 18, rEulEur1.hap1, whole genome shotgun sequence:
- the JUP gene encoding junction plakoglobin: MEVVNMMEQPIKVTEWQQTYTYDSGIHSGVNTQVPSISSKCLVDDDDLYGKQYTIKKTTTYSQAGGASAQAQADLESQLAMTRAQRIRAAMYPETVEDRSLLISTQVEGQQTNVQRLAEPSQMLKSAIVHLINYQDDAELATRAIPELTKLLNDEDPVVVSKAAMIVNQLSKKEASRRALMQSPQIVAAVVRTMQNTSDLDTARCTTSILHNLSHHREGLLSIFKSGGIPALVRMLSSPVESVLFYAITTLHNLLLYQEGAKMAVRLADGLQKMVPLLTKNNPKFLAITTDCLQLLAYGNQESKLIILANGGPQALVQIMRSYTYEKLLWTTSRVLKVLSVCPSNKPAIVEAGGMQALGKHLTSASPRLVQNCLWTLRNLSDVATKQEGLDGVLKILVNQLSSDDINVLTCATGTLSNLTCNNSKNKTLVTQSNGVEALIHTILRAGDKEDITEPAVCALRHLTSRHPEAEMAQNSVRLNYGIPAIVKLLNQPNQWPLIKATIGLIRNLALCPANHAPLQEAAVIPRLVQLLVKAHQDAQRHAAAGTQQPYTDGVKMEEIVEGSTGALHILARDPMNRMEIFRLNTIPLFVQLLYSPVENIQRVAAGVLCELAQDKEAADAIDAEGASAPLMELLHSRNEGTATYAAAVLFRISEDKNPDYRKRVSVELTNSLFKHDPAAWEAAQSMIPIHEPYADELDGGYRAMYAGDDPMDMHLDMDGEYPMDAYSDGVRATYADHMLA, translated from the exons atggaGGTGGTGAACATGATGGAGCAGCCCATCAAGGTGACAGAGTGGCAGCAGACGTACACCTATGACTCGGGGATCCACTCAGGGGTCAACACCCAGGTGCCATCGATCAGCAGCAAGTGCTTGGTGGATGACGACGACCTCTATGGCAAGCAATACACCATAAAGAAAACCACCACCTACAGCCAGGCTGGAGGGGCGTCAGCCCAAGCTCAag CCGATTTGGAGTCTCAGCTCGCCATGACCCGTGCCCAGCGCATCCGGGCCGCCATGTACCCGGAGACCGTGGAGGACCGCTCGCTTCTCATCAGCACCCAAGTCGAAGGGCAACAGACGAACGTGCAGCGGCTGGCCGAGCCCTCGCAGATGCTCAAGTCGGCCATCGTGCATCTCATCAACTACCAGGATGACGCCGAACTGGCCACCCGCGCCATCCCTGAACTCACCAAGCTTTTGAATGATGAGGATCCG GTAGTGGTCAGCAAAGCAGCCATGATTGTGAACCAGCTCTCCAAGAAGGAGGCGTCCCGCCGCGCTTTGATGCAGTCTCCTCAGATTGTGGCTGCGGTGGTGCGCACCATGCAAAACACCAGCGACCTGGATACGGCCCGCTGCACCACCAGCATTCTCCACAACCTGTCCCACCACCGCGAGGGCCTGTTGTCCATCTTCAAGTCTGGGGGCATCCCGGCTCTGGTGCGCATGCTTAG CTCTCCCGTGGAGTCCGTCTTGTTCTACGCCATCACCACCCTTCACAACCTGCTGCTGTACCAGGAAGGGGCCAAGATGGCGGTGCGCCTGGCCGACGGGCTCCAGAAGATGGTCCCCCTGCTGACCAAGAATAACCCCAAGTTCCTGGCCATCACCACGGACTGCCTGCAACTGCTTGCCTATGGGAACCAGGAAAGCAAG CTCATCATTTTGGCCAATGGCGGCCCCCAGGCCCTCGTTCAGATTATGCGCAGCTACACCTACGAGAAACTGCTGTGGACCACCAGCCGCGTCCTCAAGGTTTTGTCCGTCTGTCCCAGCAACAAGCCGGCCATTGTGGAAGCTG GTGGCATGCAAGCCCTGGGGAAGCACCTGACCAGCGCTAGCCCAAGGCTGGTACAGAACTGCCTGTGGACTCTGAGAAACCTCTCAGACGTGGCCACCAAACAG GAGGGCCTGGATGGTGTCCTGAAGATCCTGGTCAACCAGCTGAGCTCGGATGACATCAACGTGCTGACCTGTGCCACCGGCACCCTCTCCAACCTCACCTGTAACAACAGCAAGAACAAGACCCTGGTGACTCAGTCCAACGGGGTGGAGGCCCTGATACACACCATCCTCCGGGCAGGAGACAAAGAGGACATCACTGAGCCTGCCGTCTGTGCCCTGAGGCACCTCACCAGCCGGCACCCGGAGGCCGAGATGGCCCAGAATTCTGTGCGGCTCAACTATGGCATCCCCGCCATCGTGAAGCTGCTGAACCAGCCCAACCAGTGGCCACTGATCAAG GCGACCATCGGTCTCATCCGCAACCTAGCCCTGTGTCCCGCCAACCACGCCCCCTTGCAGGAAGCTGCCGTCATCCCACGCCTGGTCCAGCTGTTGGTGAAGGCTCACCAGGACGCCCAGCGCCACGCAGCTGCTGGCACGCAGCAACCATACACG GATGGAGTGAAAATGGAAGAGATCGTGGAAGGCTCCACAGGCGCACTGCACATTTTGGCTCGCGACCCCATGAACCGCATGGAAATCTTCCGCCTGAACACCATTCCGCTCTTCGTACAG cTCCTCTATTCTCCGGTAGAAAACATCCAGCGTGTGGCGGCTGGCGTGCTGTGCGAACTGGCCCAGGACAAAGAGGCGGCTGACGCCATCGATGCAGAGGGTGCCTCCGCCCCGCTGATGGAGCTTCTGCACTCCCGGAATGAAGGCACAG ccaCGTACGCGGCAGCTGTGCTCTTCCGCATCTCAGAAGACAAAAACCCGGATTACCGGAAACGCGTTTCTGTAGAACTGACCAACTCGCTCTTCAAACACGACCCCGCCGCCTGGGAAGCT GCCCAGAGTATGATCCCCATTCACGAGCCATATGCAGATG AACTGGATGGAGGCTATCGCGCCATGTATGCTGGGGATGACCCCATGGACATGCACCTGGATATGGACGGCGAGTACCCTATGGACGCGTACAGTGATGGTGTGAGGGCGACCTACGCAGACCACATGCTTGCCTAA